A region from the Acidobacteriota bacterium genome encodes:
- a CDS encoding acetyl-CoA carboxylase biotin carboxylase subunit, whose protein sequence is MKILIANRGEIALRVIRACRELGHSSVAIYSEPDRRSLHVLYANEAFPVGPAPSSESYLRIDRVIEVAKRCGADGIHPGYGFLAENADFADACAEAGIVFIGPSSSAIRAMGSKTESRTRMAAAGVPIVPGLQKPVESVEDLVSFARESGYPIMVKASAGGGGKGLRVVGDEESLRAAFERVSSEALAFFGDSAVYAEKALEAPRHIEVQVLGDKHGNIIHLGERECTLQRRHQKVIEECPSPVLDEETRAEIGEIAIRAARAVDYDSAGTIELLRASSGEFYFLEMNTRLQVEHPVTELVTGIDLVKEQIGIAFGERLTIRQQDVTMSGHAIEARIYAEDPFSGFAPSPGLIRNLMLPQGPGVRNDNGVYSGYEVPLHYDPMLSKLITWGKSRDEAIARMKRALGEYRVDGIQTTIPFYLRLMDDSDFRRGEFDTGTIDRMLDALTRASGVEEELRDVAIIVSAIRELENAERVQVDVRKDSAWRRSARLMSVSGRRP, encoded by the coding sequence TTGAAAATCCTGATCGCCAATCGGGGCGAAATTGCGCTCCGGGTGATACGCGCGTGCCGCGAGCTCGGCCACTCGTCGGTCGCGATCTACTCCGAGCCGGACCGCCGGTCTCTCCACGTGCTCTATGCCAACGAGGCTTTTCCCGTCGGGCCCGCGCCCTCTTCGGAAAGCTACCTTCGGATCGACCGCGTCATCGAAGTTGCCAAACGTTGTGGTGCGGACGGGATCCATCCGGGATACGGCTTTCTGGCAGAGAACGCCGACTTCGCGGACGCATGCGCCGAAGCCGGCATCGTCTTCATCGGCCCGTCGTCATCGGCAATCCGCGCCATGGGGTCGAAGACCGAGAGTCGTACCCGGATGGCGGCGGCGGGAGTTCCGATCGTTCCCGGGCTTCAGAAGCCGGTGGAATCGGTCGAGGATCTCGTTTCATTCGCGCGCGAGTCCGGCTACCCGATCATGGTGAAGGCGAGTGCTGGGGGTGGTGGGAAAGGACTGCGTGTCGTTGGCGATGAGGAGAGTCTGAGAGCGGCTTTCGAGCGTGTGAGCAGCGAGGCACTCGCGTTCTTTGGTGATTCCGCCGTCTACGCGGAGAAAGCGCTCGAGGCCCCCCGCCACATCGAGGTCCAGGTCCTCGGAGACAAGCACGGGAACATCATCCATCTCGGCGAGCGGGAGTGCACGCTCCAGCGAAGGCATCAGAAGGTCATCGAGGAATGTCCCTCGCCAGTTCTCGACGAGGAAACCCGTGCGGAGATCGGTGAGATTGCGATTCGCGCCGCGCGAGCAGTCGACTACGACTCGGCAGGGACCATCGAGCTGTTGCGGGCGAGCTCCGGTGAGTTCTACTTTCTCGAGATGAATACAAGGCTTCAGGTCGAGCATCCGGTCACCGAGCTCGTGACGGGCATCGATCTGGTCAAAGAGCAGATCGGAATCGCGTTCGGAGAGCGTCTGACGATTCGCCAGCAGGACGTCACGATGTCGGGGCACGCGATTGAGGCGCGAATCTATGCCGAAGATCCGTTCTCGGGCTTCGCGCCGTCGCCGGGTCTGATCCGGAATCTGATGTTGCCGCAGGGCCCAGGCGTTCGAAACGACAACGGCGTCTACAGCGGATATGAGGTGCCGCTCCACTACGATCCGATGCTTTCCAAACTGATCACGTGGGGAAAGAGTCGTGATGAAGCGATCGCCCGGATGAAGAGAGCACTCGGAGAGTACCGGGTCGATGGCATCCAGACGACGATTCCCTTTTATCTCCGGCTCATGGATGACAGCGATTTCAGGCGCGGCGAGTTCGATACCGGGACCATCGATCGGATGCTCGACGCGCTGACGAGGGCATCCGGGGTGGAGGAGGAGCTTCGCGATGTCGCGATCATCGTTTCCGCGATTCGAGAGCTGGAGAACGCCGAGCGTGTTCAGGTCGACGTGCGGAAGGATTCCGCCTGGAGACGATCGGCCCGGCTGATGTCGGTGTCGGGAAGGCGTCCATGA
- a CDS encoding TraR/DksA family transcriptional regulator — protein MSNLTPEKLEQFRETLLLAKASAEALLTQTSNSQPIERSGSAIGRLTRMDAIQMQAMEQMSRGQLQVRLQQIEAALKSFDRGTYGMCRLCKEPIGIHRLEALPEAPFCVYCQEGFE, from the coding sequence ATGTCGAACCTCACTCCCGAGAAGCTCGAACAATTCCGAGAGACGCTTCTGCTCGCGAAGGCCTCCGCGGAAGCGCTTCTGACGCAGACGTCAAACTCGCAACCGATCGAGCGGAGCGGATCGGCGATTGGGCGGCTGACTCGGATGGATGCGATCCAGATGCAGGCGATGGAGCAGATGAGCCGAGGCCAGCTCCAGGTCCGGCTCCAGCAGATCGAAGCCGCGCTGAAATCATTCGATCGCGGGACTTACGGAATGTGCCGCCTCTGCAAGGAGCCGATCGGAATCCACCGTCTCGAGGCTTTGCCCGAGGCGCCGTTTTGCGTTTATTGCCAGGAGGGTTTCGAATAA
- a CDS encoding acetyl-CoA carboxylase biotin carboxyl carrier protein subunit — protein MKLVAKHGEDLIPVEISRAGDGFHAKVGDTEYEVDFLKANDLLVSIRLGDGRQYAVVDARDGASHHVFFDNARVGVEVRDPLQMQRSLRESDVQGDSRIRAVMPGRVTRVLVAEGDSVKKGAPLVVLEAMKMENEIRATRDGTVESVFVTDGQTVESGADLIEIV, from the coding sequence ATGAAACTCGTTGCGAAACATGGGGAGGATCTGATTCCAGTCGAGATCTCGAGAGCGGGGGACGGATTTCATGCGAAGGTCGGCGACACGGAGTACGAGGTCGACTTTCTGAAGGCGAACGACCTTCTCGTCTCGATCCGTTTAGGCGATGGACGCCAGTACGCCGTAGTGGATGCTCGAGATGGTGCGTCGCACCACGTCTTTTTCGACAACGCGAGAGTCGGCGTCGAGGTGCGCGACCCGCTTCAAATGCAACGATCGCTCAGGGAATCCGACGTCCAGGGAGACAGCAGGATTCGTGCGGTCATGCCCGGGCGGGTGACTCGCGTGCTGGTGGCCGAGGGTGATTCGGTCAAAAAAGGCGCCCCCCTCGTCGTGCTGGAAGCCATGAAGATGGAAAACGAGATCCGGGCGACGCGAGATGGCACAGTCGAGAGTGTTTTCGTAACCGACGGCCAGACGGTCGAATCGGGTGCAGACCTGATCGAGATCGTTTAG
- a CDS encoding MogA/MoaB family molybdenum cofactor biosynthesis protein, with product MSRPAQKPEAVVITCSDRVSSGTMDDLSGPDVVDYLRSRGYDCADAVVVPDDVEAIEAALIAAVRTPEIRLVVTVGGTGISARDVTPEATARIGDRLIPGFGELMRDRSLEKTPMAPLSRAGGWAAGDSLIINIPGSRAGAIDNLEAVIELVPHALDLLAGKTVHEE from the coding sequence ATGAGCCGGCCGGCGCAGAAGCCCGAGGCTGTGGTCATCACGTGCTCGGACCGTGTGAGCAGCGGAACGATGGACGATCTCTCGGGCCCTGATGTCGTCGACTATCTCCGTTCGCGCGGGTACGACTGTGCGGATGCCGTCGTGGTCCCCGACGACGTCGAGGCGATCGAAGCAGCTCTGATCGCGGCAGTGCGAACGCCGGAGATCAGACTCGTGGTGACGGTCGGTGGAACGGGTATCTCCGCCCGTGACGTGACACCCGAAGCAACGGCGCGGATCGGAGACCGTCTGATTCCGGGGTTCGGTGAGCTGATGCGAGACCGCTCGTTGGAGAAGACCCCGATGGCGCCATTGTCCAGAGCGGGAGGATGGGCGGCCGGGGACTCGCTCATCATTAATATTCCCGGAAGCCGCGCGGGAGCAATCGACAATCTCGAGGCGGTGATCGAGCTCGTTCCCCATGCCCTCGACCTCCTTGCAGGAAAGACCGTGCACGAGGAGTGA
- a CDS encoding RluA family pseudouridine synthase, translated as MSDLRILWEDDDLIFVDKPAGLLSQQAHDPSEPDLHAAVRHHLETAGETAYLLQRLDRGTTGVIFFPKQKELNAKLNRAFERKEIRKTYLALVEGEVTVSQTIDAPIARIGPITFGVRPHGRRATTSLRPLKSSRRASVLELTLHTGRTHQIRVHLAAVGHPLIGDWLYGTRDDEIRPMLHALRLTMKHPRSGEDLVIAAPLPSDFIEQARTLGIAAAELESTAGGRLSG; from the coding sequence ATGAGCGATCTCCGGATTCTCTGGGAGGATGACGATCTGATCTTCGTCGACAAGCCGGCGGGACTGCTGAGCCAGCAGGCTCACGATCCATCCGAGCCGGATCTCCATGCCGCCGTCCGACATCATCTCGAAACGGCCGGAGAGACCGCGTACCTCCTCCAGCGGCTCGATCGGGGAACGACCGGCGTCATCTTCTTTCCCAAGCAGAAGGAGCTCAACGCGAAGCTCAATCGAGCATTCGAGCGGAAGGAAATTCGCAAGACGTATCTCGCGCTCGTCGAGGGGGAGGTCACGGTCTCACAGACGATCGACGCTCCGATTGCCAGGATCGGCCCGATTACCTTCGGGGTGCGGCCCCACGGAAGGCGCGCGACCACGAGCCTGCGGCCGCTGAAAAGCTCTCGACGGGCGTCGGTTCTCGAGCTCACCCTCCATACCGGCAGGACTCATCAGATCCGCGTCCATCTCGCGGCCGTCGGTCATCCGCTGATCGGAGACTGGCTCTACGGTACTCGGGACGACGAGATCCGGCCGATGCTTCACGCATTGCGGCTGACGATGAAGCATCCCAGATCGGGCGAGGACCTGGTGATCGCGGCTCCGCTCCCGTCCGATTTCATCGAACAGGCCCGAACACTGGGGATTGCTGCAGCAGAGCTCGAATCGACAGCCGGAGGGCGCCTCTCCGGCTGA
- a CDS encoding alkaline phosphatase, translating into MTRKLSLLLLIPLFLGNCRTADRAPVRSIDEAVPKNIILLIGDGMGSTHFTVLDHLRGSESTLPRFTSAALVTTHSASSSVTDSGAAATAMAAGIKTTNAALSVTPDGREVETVLEIAEQRGMMTGLVTTTGFWDATPAAFASHTLDRGDALGIVPQMLTSGVDLVISNGSEKFGVDGIPSIGDISDRFGYLPVTNPAGLAPTPGKVLAVFPGNDLDLDHPEAPLPVLTRYALEQLAGDPDGFFLMIESEGTDTASHQNETGAVLDSLRSLDEAVAVALDYAEANGETLVVFTGDHETGAFQIAPPGASGELRLQWFSGHHTGQALPVLAYGPGSERFSGWIDNTDIGKWLKEMVEK; encoded by the coding sequence ATGACGCGAAAACTCAGTCTGCTCCTGTTGATTCCGCTTTTTCTGGGAAACTGCCGTACGGCGGATCGCGCACCGGTTCGGTCGATTGACGAGGCGGTACCGAAGAACATCATTCTGTTGATCGGTGACGGGATGGGCTCCACGCATTTCACCGTCCTCGATCATCTGAGAGGATCGGAGTCGACCTTGCCGCGATTTACGAGTGCGGCGCTCGTCACGACCCACTCCGCCAGCTCGAGCGTGACCGATTCGGGGGCTGCCGCCACGGCGATGGCAGCGGGGATCAAGACGACCAACGCCGCTCTTTCAGTGACTCCGGACGGCCGGGAGGTCGAGACGGTTCTCGAGATCGCCGAACAGCGTGGGATGATGACGGGGCTCGTCACCACGACGGGATTCTGGGATGCGACACCGGCGGCATTCGCATCCCATACGCTCGACCGTGGTGACGCACTCGGCATCGTTCCCCAGATGCTGACCAGCGGAGTCGATCTGGTGATCAGCAACGGTTCGGAGAAGTTCGGAGTCGACGGGATCCCGTCGATCGGCGACATTTCGGATCGATTCGGATATCTGCCGGTCACAAACCCCGCGGGTCTCGCGCCGACTCCCGGGAAGGTGCTCGCGGTGTTTCCGGGCAACGATCTCGACCTCGATCATCCCGAAGCGCCGCTTCCCGTTCTGACTCGTTATGCGCTCGAGCAGCTCGCAGGTGATCCGGACGGCTTTTTCCTGATGATCGAGAGCGAGGGGACGGACACGGCGAGTCATCAGAACGAGACCGGGGCCGTGCTCGACAGCCTCCGCTCACTCGACGAAGCTGTGGCGGTTGCTCTCGACTATGCCGAAGCAAACGGTGAGACGCTCGTCGTGTTCACCGGCGATCATGAGACCGGCGCGTTCCAGATTGCTCCTCCCGGCGCGAGCGGCGAGCTGAGGCTGCAATGGTTCTCCGGCCACCACACGGGGCAGGCGCTTCCAGTTTTGGCCTACGGCCCCGGCTCCGAGCGATTCAGCGGCTGGATCGACAACACCGACATCGGGAAGTGGTTGAAGGAAATGGTCGAGAAATAA
- a CDS encoding 6-carboxytetrahydropterin synthase, with amino-acid sequence MTEVGVTARLQFSASHRLHNDDFDDEWNKKVFGKCDNPAGHGHNYTIEVSVKGQVDPVTGMVIDLKDLKDVVRRVIIDEVDHRNLNVDVDFLLGINPTAENLIVAFWNRLSGELDGVRLDEIRLRETENNSVVYRG; translated from the coding sequence GTGACTGAAGTGGGGGTTACCGCGCGGCTGCAGTTTTCGGCATCTCACCGGCTGCACAACGACGATTTCGACGACGAGTGGAACAAGAAAGTCTTCGGCAAGTGTGACAACCCGGCCGGGCACGGACACAACTACACGATCGAGGTCAGCGTAAAGGGGCAGGTGGATCCAGTGACCGGCATGGTCATCGATCTGAAGGATCTCAAGGACGTGGTCCGCCGTGTGATCATCGACGAGGTGGATCACCGCAACCTGAACGTCGACGTCGACTTCCTCCTCGGGATCAATCCGACCGCGGAGAATCTCATCGTAGCGTTCTGGAACCGTCTATCGGGCGAGCTCGACGGCGTGCGACTCGACGAGATCAGGCTTCGAGAGACGGAGAACAACTCGGTCGTCTACAGAGGATGA
- a CDS encoding DUF1343 domain-containing protein: protein MRQRVRTGLEVLFDDPHTIMGSKIGLVTHQSAVTSDLRHSLDLLYNGRGWKLTELFGPEHGIWGEAQDMDHVADTKDPLTGLTVHSLYGSTREKLEPDPEILRRLDVLVIDLQDIGSRYYTFIYTMALCMRAAAPLGVRIVVLDRPNPIDGIHIEGNIRGEGYQSFVGLFPLPVRHGMTAGELARYFNAKFDLGCDLEVVPMEGWKRAMWYGDTDLPWVIPSPNMPTVYTAAVYPGMCLVEGTNLSEGRGTTHPFEFFGAPWLDAFELARRLNRLDLPGIRFRPHYFLPTFQKHAGKVCGGVELHVTDRRVFEPYRTGLWCVKTARDMDPENFDWRKEPYEFEADRLAIDLLAGTDRYRSIVEEGGDLADWIESWNDDLTTFAADRREFLLYDE from the coding sequence ATGAGGCAGAGAGTACGAACCGGGCTCGAGGTGCTGTTCGACGATCCGCATACGATCATGGGGTCCAAGATCGGCCTGGTGACCCATCAGAGTGCGGTGACGAGCGATCTGAGGCACTCGCTCGACCTGCTCTACAACGGCCGAGGCTGGAAGCTGACCGAGCTTTTCGGACCCGAGCATGGAATCTGGGGCGAAGCTCAGGACATGGACCACGTCGCCGACACGAAGGATCCGCTGACCGGCCTCACTGTCCATTCGCTCTACGGCTCCACGCGGGAGAAGCTCGAGCCGGACCCGGAGATCCTCCGGCGCCTCGACGTCCTCGTGATCGATCTCCAGGACATCGGCTCCCGTTATTACACATTCATCTACACGATGGCGCTCTGCATGCGCGCCGCCGCGCCGCTGGGAGTCCGGATCGTCGTGCTCGACCGCCCCAATCCGATCGATGGGATTCACATCGAAGGAAACATTCGGGGCGAGGGCTATCAGAGTTTCGTCGGCCTGTTCCCGCTTCCCGTGCGTCACGGAATGACGGCGGGAGAGCTGGCTCGCTACTTCAACGCGAAGTTCGATCTCGGGTGCGATCTCGAAGTCGTCCCGATGGAAGGATGGAAGCGGGCGATGTGGTACGGCGATACCGACCTTCCCTGGGTGATTCCGTCCCCGAACATGCCGACCGTCTATACCGCTGCAGTGTACCCGGGCATGTGCCTGGTCGAGGGGACGAACCTTTCGGAGGGACGAGGAACCACGCATCCGTTCGAATTTTTCGGTGCACCATGGCTGGATGCCTTCGAGCTCGCCAGACGTCTGAACCGCCTCGACCTCCCTGGGATTCGATTTCGTCCCCACTATTTTCTGCCGACGTTTCAGAAGCATGCCGGTAAGGTCTGCGGCGGTGTGGAGCTTCACGTGACCGATCGGAGGGTGTTCGAGCCTTATCGCACCGGTCTGTGGTGCGTGAAGACGGCGCGGGACATGGACCCCGAGAACTTCGACTGGAGGAAGGAGCCATACGAGTTCGAAGCCGACCGGCTCGCAATCGACCTTCTCGCCGGCACGGACCGCTATCGCAGCATCGTCGAAGAGGGTGGCGACCTTGCGGACTGGATCGAGAGCTGGAACGACGATCTCACCACGTTCGCCGCAGATCGTCGCGAGTTCCTCCTGTATGACGAATGA
- a CDS encoding ATP-binding protein, with protein MAARELRRVTLVGPECSGKSTLAARLAKIFGTVWSGEFAREYARDLGRPLEARDVPPIAIGQIHLIDRAVAAARGGIVFHDTDLFSTIVYARHYYGSCPEWIESEASKRRADLYMLLPSMEMIPDGVRDPEADRDLITRRFRELLTGLEVQFAEIPGADEKTAIDSLARLSV; from the coding sequence ATGGCGGCGCGGGAGCTGCGGCGGGTGACGCTCGTCGGTCCCGAGTGCAGCGGCAAGTCGACGCTCGCGGCCCGGCTGGCGAAGATCTTTGGAACCGTCTGGAGCGGTGAGTTTGCGCGCGAGTACGCCCGGGATCTGGGAAGACCGCTCGAGGCACGGGACGTCCCGCCGATCGCGATCGGACAGATTCATCTGATCGATCGAGCAGTGGCAGCCGCTCGGGGAGGGATCGTGTTTCACGACACGGATCTCTTTTCCACCATTGTGTATGCGCGGCATTACTACGGATCGTGTCCGGAGTGGATCGAGAGTGAAGCGAGCAAGCGGCGTGCGGATCTCTACATGCTGCTCCCTTCGATGGAGATGATCCCCGACGGCGTTCGGGATCCGGAGGCCGACCGGGATCTCATCACCAGGCGCTTTCGGGAATTGCTGACCGGGCTGGAGGTCCAGTTCGCCGAGATTCCGGGAGCCGACGAGAAGACCGCAATCGATTCACTGGCGCGTCTTTCCGTCTGA
- a CDS encoding TonB-dependent receptor translates to MLPVVGVDVLTVSYRGITERISVDNPDEYLEIRFEGSAGYRESVTVTAIRASDQAPVASSEMSREEILENDRGQDIPLLLERLPSVVSWADAGSGGSGYSYFSIRGIGTTRINVTLDGVPLNDPAENAIYFANFADLASNTSSLQMQRGVGTSTLGSPSFGGSVNFLSLTPADDSRIDGYVGLGSFDHRRARVAWHTGSFLDDWRGYSSISLNESDGYRDNSGVEQVAFWGGLDGTVGETLVRVFGFSGNEKSELSYLAVEDDILEGNRRFNPLGADDRDDFGQDLLKVELIRPLSETRTVSATAYYNGADGWFDVAVPDSVLRFSIDGHQIGLIGVYNEIRGATNVDVGFHLTDFTRDHQLHIEGARQYLNTAEKNEANAFVKLSRKVGDWTLFGDGQVRWASFTYIGDLDLGSVDWTFFNPKVGARYQLTPAVSAYGSIGRSEREPARSDMLFGEDNASIRYDLRAVRPESVVDVELGVDHVTAALRLAANVYAMEFRDEIALTGELSEIGLPTRRNVDRSSRRGLELEVDWMLSDRWSVSGASSFSRNRIREWEQFYDVYDENFGFVETVPIVHRDVEPLLTPETILNGAVEWRPYDGLRTELLARWVSESQLDNTGNPDLVTPAYFIADLQGDVALDRWLGDGMRLRWSVRNLLDEERFKPSGYSYPFLIEDSGGSRSIDGIAFYYPLSGRSFSLTLDWRL, encoded by the coding sequence ATGCTGCCCGTCGTTGGCGTGGATGTCCTGACCGTGTCGTACCGCGGAATCACGGAGAGGATTAGCGTCGACAATCCGGATGAGTACCTGGAGATTCGATTCGAGGGTTCTGCCGGATATCGGGAGTCTGTGACCGTCACGGCAATCCGCGCCTCGGATCAGGCACCGGTAGCGTCGAGCGAGATGTCCCGTGAGGAGATTCTCGAGAACGATCGGGGACAGGACATTCCATTGCTTCTCGAGAGACTTCCCTCGGTTGTGAGCTGGGCGGACGCCGGTTCGGGTGGAAGCGGCTACTCGTACTTTTCGATACGAGGAATCGGCACGACGCGAATCAACGTCACACTGGACGGTGTACCGCTGAACGATCCAGCCGAGAACGCGATCTATTTCGCGAACTTTGCCGATCTGGCGTCGAACACGAGCTCGCTGCAGATGCAGCGGGGCGTCGGGACCTCCACGCTCGGTTCGCCTTCGTTCGGCGGGTCGGTCAACTTCCTATCGCTCACTCCCGCCGATGACTCGAGGATCGACGGCTATGTCGGGCTCGGCTCGTTCGACCATCGTCGCGCAAGGGTCGCCTGGCATACGGGAAGTTTTCTCGATGACTGGAGAGGCTATTCGAGCATCTCCCTGAACGAGAGTGACGGCTACCGCGACAACTCGGGAGTCGAGCAGGTCGCCTTCTGGGGTGGGCTCGACGGGACGGTGGGCGAGACCCTCGTTCGTGTGTTCGGATTCTCGGGAAACGAGAAGAGCGAGCTTTCGTATCTGGCGGTCGAGGACGACATTCTCGAAGGGAATCGCCGTTTCAATCCACTCGGGGCCGACGATCGCGACGATTTCGGACAGGACCTGCTGAAGGTCGAATTGATCCGCCCGCTGAGCGAGACGCGAACCGTCTCGGCTACCGCCTACTACAACGGAGCCGATGGATGGTTCGATGTGGCGGTGCCCGATTCGGTGCTCCGGTTTTCGATCGATGGTCATCAGATTGGTCTGATCGGGGTCTACAACGAAATCAGAGGAGCGACGAACGTCGACGTCGGGTTCCACCTGACCGATTTCACGCGGGATCATCAGCTTCATATCGAGGGCGCTCGCCAGTACCTGAACACCGCCGAAAAAAATGAAGCGAATGCATTCGTGAAGCTTTCGAGAAAGGTGGGGGACTGGACCCTCTTTGGCGATGGCCAGGTGAGATGGGCGTCATTCACGTACATCGGCGATCTCGATCTCGGTAGTGTCGACTGGACATTTTTCAATCCGAAAGTCGGGGCCCGCTACCAGCTGACGCCCGCGGTCTCGGCATACGGCTCGATCGGACGTTCCGAGCGTGAACCGGCTCGAAGCGACATGCTCTTCGGCGAAGACAATGCTTCGATCCGTTACGATCTGCGGGCCGTCCGTCCCGAGAGTGTCGTGGACGTCGAGCTGGGCGTCGATCACGTGACGGCAGCTCTGAGGCTCGCTGCAAATGTCTACGCGATGGAGTTTCGCGACGAGATCGCACTGACCGGAGAGCTCTCGGAGATCGGATTGCCGACGCGGCGCAATGTCGACCGCTCCTCCCGTCGAGGTCTCGAGCTGGAGGTGGACTGGATGCTCAGCGACCGTTGGAGCGTGAGTGGCGCATCCAGCTTCAGCCGGAATCGCATTCGCGAGTGGGAGCAGTTTTATGACGTCTACGACGAAAACTTCGGTTTCGTCGAAACGGTCCCGATAGTTCATCGTGATGTCGAGCCACTGCTGACTCCGGAAACGATCCTGAACGGGGCAGTCGAGTGGCGGCCGTACGACGGGCTGCGCACCGAGCTCCTGGCGCGGTGGGTGAGCGAGTCGCAGCTGGACAACACGGGGAATCCGGATCTGGTGACACCAGCGTACTTCATCGCTGACCTCCAGGGAGATGTCGCGCTCGACCGGTGGCTGGGTGACGGAATGCGCCTCCGGTGGAGCGTTCGCAATCTGCTCGACGAAGAGCGTTTCAAGCCGAGCGGCTACAGCTATCCCTTTCTGATCGAAGACTCGGGCGGTTCGAGGTCGATCGATGGCATCGCTTTCTACTACCCGTTGTCAGGCAGGAGTTTTTCGCTGACACTCGACTGGCGGCTGTGA
- the pnuC gene encoding nicotinamide riboside transporter PnuC: MAGLSLFEVSAAIITAVAIWLTSRQSVWCWPVSLVSTAMYVVVYFRARLYADSGLYFLYGLFAIYGWWLWTRGETEADVLRVTRIPRFPLVVALGLGAIGAVSLASVLSTYTDAAVPWADSTLVSFSLVAQWMTAKKHLESWIIWIVVDVFYVALFINRDLIPTAILHVGLLVLAVIGFLRWKQSLRDSRAAAGYETLIGERPA, encoded by the coding sequence GTGGCTGGGTTGTCCCTCTTCGAGGTTTCCGCGGCCATCATCACCGCGGTCGCGATCTGGCTGACCTCCCGGCAGAGCGTCTGGTGCTGGCCGGTCTCGCTGGTGAGTACGGCGATGTATGTGGTCGTCTATTTCCGGGCCCGGCTCTACGCGGATTCCGGGCTCTACTTTCTCTACGGGCTGTTCGCGATCTACGGATGGTGGTTGTGGACGCGAGGCGAGACTGAGGCCGACGTTCTGCGCGTGACCAGAATTCCGCGGTTCCCGCTGGTGGTCGCGCTCGGACTCGGAGCGATCGGTGCGGTCTCGCTCGCGTCTGTTCTGTCGACGTACACGGACGCGGCGGTTCCCTGGGCCGACTCGACGCTGGTCAGCTTCAGTCTCGTCGCTCAATGGATGACGGCGAAGAAACATCTGGAGAGCTGGATCATATGGATCGTCGTCGACGTCTTCTACGTCGCTCTCTTCATCAACCGCGATTTGATTCCGACGGCGATTCTCCACGTCGGTTTGCTCGTCCTCGCGGTCATCGGATTCCTCAGATGGAAGCAGTCTCTGCGGGATTCAAGAGCAGCGGCGGGGTACGAAACCCTCATCGGAGAGCGGCCGGCGTGA